One Pygocentrus nattereri isolate fPygNat1 chromosome 23, fPygNat1.pri, whole genome shotgun sequence genomic window carries:
- the gja2 gene encoding gap junction protein, alpha 2 isoform X1, producing MGDWSSLGKLLEKAQEHSTVVGKVWLTVLFIFRILVLGAAAEKVWGDEQSGFTCDTKQPGCQNVCYDKTFPISHIRFWVMQIIFVSLPTLIYLGHILHLVRMEEKQKQKRERENSEFSEKQVLIQAGKAKKPPVLDEKGRIHLQGALLRTYVLNVIFKTLMEVGFLVAQYFLYGFQLKPMYTCSSWPCPNTVNCYISRPTEKTIFILFMLAVACVSLLLNLVEMYYLGFTKCRQGLRYRCSHARKHTELPSDNTVVPFVASFPYFPSHPPEHQYKIQDIDATFPAYKQNRQNLAVERGGGRPVTTDTMETKPDTTAMETKPDAVVTEPTRVKKTSSSAPGSPYNQRRPSYASRYSNNKTRLDDLKI from the coding sequence ATGGGGGACTGGAGTTCTCTGGGTAAGCTGCTGGAGAAGGCTCAGGAGCACTCCACGGTTGTTGGAAAAGTCTGGCTGACTGTTCTCTTCATCTTCCGTATTCTGGTTCTCGGGGCGGCGGCTGAGAAAGTTTGGGGCGATGAACAGTCGGGCTTTACCTGCGATACGAAACAGCCCGGTTGTCAGAATGTCTGCTATGACAAAACCTTCCCCATCTCCCACATCCGCTTCTGGGTGATGCAGATCATCTTTGTCTCCTTGCCGACGCTCATCTACCTGGGCCACATCCTGCACCTGGTGAGGatggaggagaagcagaagcagaagaggGAGCGGGAAAATTCTGAATTTTCAGAGAAACAGGTGCTAATTCAGGCCGGAAAAGCCAAGAAGCCTCCGGTACTGGATGAAAAGGGGAGGATCCATCTGCAGGGGGCGCTGCTGCGCACCTACGTGCTGAACGTCATCTTTAAGACTTTGATGGAGGTGGGCTTCCTGGTGGCACAGTACTTCCTGTATGGATTCCAGCTGAAGCCCATGTACACATGCAGCAGCTGGCCGTGTCCGAACACAGTCAACTGCTACATTTCTCGCCCGACCGAGAAAACCATCTTCATTCTGTTCATGCTGGCTGTGGCCTGCGTGTCGCTGCTGCTGAACCTGGTGGAGATGTACTACCTGGGCTTCACCAAGTGCAGGCAGGGGCTCCGATATCGATGTTCCCATGCCCGAAAACACACCGAACTCCCCAGTGACAACACTGTGGTACCCTTTGTGGCCAGTTTCCCCTACTTCCCCTCTCACCCGCCCGAGCACCAGTACAAGATCCAGGACATCGATGCCACATTCCCCGCCTACAAGCAGAACCGGCAGAACCTTGCTGTGGAGCGTGGCGGAGGCAGGCCTGTTACCACAGATACCATGGAAACCAAGCCGGACACAACGGCCATGGAGACCAAACCTGACGCTGTCGTCACAGAACCCACAAGAGTGAAGAAGACCTCAAGTTCCGCCCCAGGATCCCCCTACAACCAGCGCCGGCCTAGCTACGCCAGTCGCTATAGCAACAACAAGACCAGGCTAGATGACCTGAAGATATGA
- the gja2 gene encoding gap junction protein, alpha 2 isoform X2 → MGDWSSLGKLLEKAQEHSTVVGKVWLTVLFIFRILVLGAAAEKVWGDEQSGFTCDTKQPGCQNVCYDKTFPISHIRFWVMQIIFVSLPTLIYLGHILHLVRMEEKQKQKRERENSEFSEKQVLIQAGKAKKPPVLDEKGRIHLQGALLRTYVLNVIFKTLMEVGFLVAQYFLYGFQLKPMYTCSSWPCPNTVNCYISRPTEKTIFILFMLAVACVSLLLNLVEMYYLGFTKCRQGLRYRCSHARKHTELPSDNTVVPFVASFPYFPSHPPEHQYKIQDIDATFPAYKQNRQNLAVERGGGRPVTTDTMETKVKKTSSSAPGSPYNQRRPSYASRYSNNKTRLDDLKI, encoded by the exons ATGGGGGACTGGAGTTCTCTGGGTAAGCTGCTGGAGAAGGCTCAGGAGCACTCCACGGTTGTTGGAAAAGTCTGGCTGACTGTTCTCTTCATCTTCCGTATTCTGGTTCTCGGGGCGGCGGCTGAGAAAGTTTGGGGCGATGAACAGTCGGGCTTTACCTGCGATACGAAACAGCCCGGTTGTCAGAATGTCTGCTATGACAAAACCTTCCCCATCTCCCACATCCGCTTCTGGGTGATGCAGATCATCTTTGTCTCCTTGCCGACGCTCATCTACCTGGGCCACATCCTGCACCTGGTGAGGatggaggagaagcagaagcagaagaggGAGCGGGAAAATTCTGAATTTTCAGAGAAACAGGTGCTAATTCAGGCCGGAAAAGCCAAGAAGCCTCCGGTACTGGATGAAAAGGGGAGGATCCATCTGCAGGGGGCGCTGCTGCGCACCTACGTGCTGAACGTCATCTTTAAGACTTTGATGGAGGTGGGCTTCCTGGTGGCACAGTACTTCCTGTATGGATTCCAGCTGAAGCCCATGTACACATGCAGCAGCTGGCCGTGTCCGAACACAGTCAACTGCTACATTTCTCGCCCGACCGAGAAAACCATCTTCATTCTGTTCATGCTGGCTGTGGCCTGCGTGTCGCTGCTGCTGAACCTGGTGGAGATGTACTACCTGGGCTTCACCAAGTGCAGGCAGGGGCTCCGATATCGATGTTCCCATGCCCGAAAACACACCGAACTCCCCAGTGACAACACTGTGGTACCCTTTGTGGCCAGTTTCCCCTACTTCCCCTCTCACCCGCCCGAGCACCAGTACAAGATCCAGGACATCGATGCCACATTCCCCGCCTACAAGCAGAACCGGCAGAACCTTGCTGTGGAGCGTGGCGGAGGCAGGCCTGTTACCACAGATACCATGGAAACCAA AGTGAAGAAGACCTCAAGTTCCGCCCCAGGATCCCCCTACAACCAGCGCCGGCCTAGCTACGCCAGTCGCTATAGCAACAACAAGACCAGGCTAGATGACCTGAAGATATGA